In the genome of Nostoc sp. C052, the window TAGACAGAGAGCGCCGCGATGCTGTTGCACCGTTGATGACTAGCGTTCTCCACATGACCATCGCCCGAAATATAGCCAAAAAACGCTTAGATCCGTTAATAGTTGCATTGGATGAATTACCTTCCTTGTATCTGCCCGATTTATTCAGATGGTTAAATGAATCACGAAGTGAGGGTTTCTGCGGCATCCTCGGCTGGCAGAATATGGGGCAGTTGGAAAAGAATTATGGTCGGGAAGTTGCTAAGACTATCCTTGGTGCTTGCAGTACGAAATTTATTTTTAATCCTGGAGAGAACGAATCAGCACAGTTGTTTTCTTCGTTTCTGGGAGATGAAGAAATTAGGTACAAGCATAAATCAAGATCCACGGGTGGTGGAAAGAGCAATAATACCATTAGCGACCAAGAGAAAACCAAAAAGTTATTTGAATCGGCAGAGTTTTTAAAACTACCAGCCGGTAAATGTGTTTTTATAAATCCTGCATACTCCAATAAGAAAGAGGGGTCAGTTCCTCAGTTAAAAAGCATCAATATTCCTCAAATTCTCCGGGACATCGACAGATACAACGAAAAAAAATGGAAACCAGTCGTCAGTAGATTAGCTCGGAAAAGTACACAGAGATATCCGACTCAGTACGATTTAGATTTGAGAGTTAATGATGTCAATAACCGTTTTCCTCCACCTGCTAAACAAGACAACAATCCTAATAATAAAGTCTTGAGCGTTGGAGAAATTAAATCAATCCTAGACGAAAATGCTCAGAGCCAAATTCCAAGGGTATTAAATAATGAGAATAATGATTAAGGAATATGCTCTCTCTGATTTTGAGATAATTAATCAACTAATGCAGACATTGACTATTAACTCTGGCAATCTCGTTAACATTCATGCTCCCGCTTGGGTCATTAATACTTTTCACGTTTTAAGTAAACAAAGACCAAGATTAAAAAAGGTCGGAATTTATGTTCAAATTACTTTGAAAGGTTTCCCGATTAATTTATCACCGGATGTTTCTTCACAAATTCTCAATGAATATATTCAAGGCATCGGCTGGGATGATTTGCAATATGTCACTTTCCTGAAATTTCATCAAGACTCTTTAGAATTCCATCTTATTTTTAATCGGGTGATGCCATCGGGGGAAGTGATTGACTTAAATTGCCTCGGTGCTACATCACAGCAATATGACGTTTTACAAAAGTCTTTAATCAATCTTATTAAAACCGAATCCAGCAGTGGGGTGACTTATGTTTGATGAACGGCATTCACAACTAGTTTCTAATTACGCTAAAAGCAGTGATTATTTTGCCAGAAATATCATAGCACCTTTAATAAAATATGTTTGCGCTGACACCGTAGAACAATGGAATAAAAAAGCAAGATTTGAACTAGGAAAAGATACTTATGCTCTTAAAATTGATGGAGGTGGAGGTTATTCTTGGGCAAAAGTTGATCCCAAAACTAATAACTTTGTAACCCTAGAGCCAGAAGAAGCCAAAACAATTGAAGAAATTGTCGAACAATCTTTAGCAAATACAAACGCTCATCAACAAAACCAAACTAATACTTCAAATACTCTTTCTACTCACAGTAATAATAATTCTTGCTCCGAAATAGAGTAAAAACATGGATGAATTCGTTAATTCACGTCCAAATAATATTGAGCATAAACACTGGTATGAACTGGTAGTTAATAGCGCAATCCATCCTCTAATAGTATCTGCCAATTTTAAGTCTTTGTATTATGACTCCATAGAGCAGTGCCATGAGTCTTGGGAATACTTAATGTATAGTGACCAGATTGAGCGTAAAAATGCTGGTCGTTTAACTGATAAAACTCTCCAA includes:
- a CDS encoding relaxase/mobilization nuclease domain-containing protein produces the protein MRIMIKEYALSDFEIINQLMQTLTINSGNLVNIHAPAWVINTFHVLSKQRPRLKKVGIYVQITLKGFPINLSPDVSSQILNEYIQGIGWDDLQYVTFLKFHQDSLEFHLIFNRVMPSGEVIDLNCLGATSQQYDVLQKSLINLIKTESSSGVTYV